The following proteins come from a genomic window of Tepidiforma thermophila:
- a CDS encoding aspartate aminotransferase family protein, whose product MPIEQEYLDRHPGSRALYERASRVLPSGVTHDSRYLRPFPIYADRAEGACKWDVDGHRYIDYVVGHGALLLGHNHPAVTAAAAAQLARGTHYGASHLREIEWAEEVTRLVPAAEVVRFTSSGTEATLMALRLARAATGRPGVIKFERHFHGWHDYVVPASSYAGRTPPGIPSATLESVLVLPPDLAAVESAFAARDDIGAVIVEAAGASSGQVPLPRGFLHGLAEICRRRGAVFIMDEVVTGFRWAPGGVQEVEGVCPDLVTLAKILAGGFPGGAVAGRRDLLEYLQFPGAGPKTEKVGHPGTFNANPLSAAAGVACLREIADGTHQRRAAELAASLRSGMNAVLCELGIPGVVYGQSSAFRVLLAGTMVPEAQDYNGRELPRALLETPMPPERARLLQLALLNRGVQLFGTGGMLSSAHTAADIDATLEAWRAALLDLRAEGHLDSA is encoded by the coding sequence ATGCCCATCGAACAGGAGTACCTCGACCGCCACCCCGGCTCCCGCGCCCTCTACGAGCGCGCATCCCGCGTCCTGCCGAGCGGCGTCACCCACGACAGCCGCTACCTCCGCCCCTTTCCTATCTACGCCGACCGGGCCGAAGGCGCCTGCAAGTGGGACGTCGATGGCCACCGCTACATCGATTACGTTGTCGGGCACGGCGCGCTGCTCCTGGGCCATAACCACCCGGCGGTCACCGCCGCCGCTGCAGCCCAGCTCGCCCGCGGCACCCATTACGGCGCCAGCCATCTCCGCGAAATCGAATGGGCCGAAGAGGTGACCCGCCTCGTTCCTGCCGCCGAGGTCGTCCGCTTCACCTCCTCCGGCACCGAAGCGACCCTCATGGCGCTCCGTCTCGCCCGGGCCGCAACCGGCAGACCGGGCGTCATCAAGTTCGAGCGCCACTTCCACGGCTGGCACGACTACGTTGTCCCCGCTTCGAGCTATGCGGGCCGCACGCCCCCCGGCATCCCGTCAGCCACCCTCGAATCCGTCCTCGTCCTGCCGCCTGACCTCGCGGCCGTCGAATCCGCCTTCGCAGCCCGAGATGACATCGGCGCCGTCATTGTCGAAGCTGCCGGCGCCTCCAGCGGTCAGGTGCCGCTTCCGAGAGGGTTCCTCCACGGCCTCGCCGAAATCTGCCGCAGACGCGGCGCGGTCTTCATCATGGACGAGGTCGTGACCGGTTTCCGCTGGGCGCCCGGCGGCGTGCAGGAGGTCGAAGGCGTCTGCCCCGACCTCGTCACCCTCGCCAAGATCCTCGCCGGCGGGTTCCCCGGCGGCGCCGTCGCCGGCCGCCGGGACCTTCTCGAATACCTCCAGTTCCCCGGCGCTGGCCCGAAAACCGAGAAGGTTGGCCACCCCGGCACCTTCAATGCCAATCCGCTCTCTGCCGCCGCGGGCGTCGCCTGCCTCCGCGAAATCGCTGATGGCACCCACCAGCGCCGGGCCGCCGAACTCGCCGCATCGCTCCGTTCCGGTATGAACGCAGTCCTCTGCGAACTCGGCATCCCCGGCGTCGTCTATGGGCAGTCCTCTGCCTTCCGTGTCCTCCTCGCCGGGACGATGGTCCCTGAAGCCCAGGACTACAACGGCCGCGAGCTGCCTCGCGCCCTCCTCGAGACCCCAATGCCGCCCGAGCGTGCCCGCCTCCTCCAGCTCGCGCTCCTCAACCGCGGGGTCCAGCTCTTCGGCACCGGCGGCATGCTCAGCTCGGCCCACACCGCCGCCGACATCGATGCCACGCTCGAGGCCTGGCGGGCCGCGCTCCTTGACCTCCGGGCCGAGGGCCACCTCGATTCCGCCTGA
- the nusA gene encoding transcription termination factor NusA, producing MKNELLLALNQLAAEKNLPPETVYEAVEAALTSAFRREEDDAPNMYVKIDARNGEIRAYRQMFVVEQVENPRVEMTVEEARKWKPDARPGDVLDFEEELPKNAGRIAAQTAKQVVLQRLREAERDAIYEEYIGKVGELIVGTVQKVEPRQVILDLGRGTEAVLPASEQVRNEHLRAGQRVRVLVVEVNRASKGPQIVVSRAHRNLLRRLFEMEVPEIKNGTVEIKSIAREGGHRSKIAVWARNPAIDPIGACVGVRGTRIQNIVNELNGERIDVIKWDPDPAKFVSNALSPAQVSEVEIDPAERLASVVVPDKMMSLAIGKDGQNARLAAKLTGWRITILSESAKARQEAGEAEAPMAFEPYAPGEAPDIDILQQAEQVAAAAEEAAPAGAQAAAVTVEPPRPQPEPEPVYEEEEEEISFASIVESIPVPRGEERESEDYGEEEDEEYEIPAAIVEETRPSSIRFAEDVLPRRDEEDEPLPKKSAGKKGKRAPRFYDEGDDMDDIDYAGRIH from the coding sequence ATGAAGAACGAACTGTTGTTGGCGCTGAATCAGCTGGCGGCAGAGAAGAATCTCCCGCCGGAGACCGTGTACGAGGCCGTCGAAGCGGCGCTGACGTCGGCCTTCCGGCGCGAGGAGGACGATGCGCCGAACATGTACGTCAAGATCGATGCACGCAACGGTGAAATCCGCGCGTACCGCCAGATGTTCGTGGTGGAGCAGGTGGAGAACCCGCGCGTCGAGATGACGGTGGAGGAGGCGCGGAAGTGGAAGCCGGATGCGCGCCCGGGCGACGTGCTCGACTTCGAGGAGGAGCTCCCGAAGAACGCCGGGCGGATCGCGGCGCAGACGGCGAAGCAGGTCGTCCTGCAGCGGCTCCGCGAGGCCGAGCGGGATGCGATTTACGAGGAGTACATCGGCAAGGTCGGCGAACTTATCGTCGGTACGGTGCAGAAGGTTGAACCGCGGCAGGTGATTCTCGACCTAGGGCGGGGCACCGAGGCCGTGCTGCCGGCGAGCGAGCAGGTGCGGAATGAGCACCTCCGTGCGGGGCAGCGAGTACGCGTGCTGGTCGTGGAGGTGAACCGCGCTTCGAAGGGGCCGCAGATTGTGGTCAGCCGGGCCCATCGGAACCTGCTGCGCCGGCTGTTCGAAATGGAAGTGCCGGAGATCAAGAACGGCACCGTGGAGATTAAGAGCATTGCCCGGGAAGGCGGCCACCGCAGCAAGATTGCGGTCTGGGCGCGGAACCCTGCGATCGATCCGATCGGTGCGTGCGTTGGGGTGCGGGGGACCCGCATTCAGAACATTGTGAACGAGCTGAACGGCGAGCGGATCGACGTGATCAAGTGGGACCCGGACCCGGCGAAGTTCGTTTCGAACGCCCTGAGCCCGGCGCAGGTTTCGGAGGTCGAGATCGACCCGGCGGAGCGGCTGGCGTCGGTGGTGGTGCCGGACAAGATGATGTCGCTGGCGATCGGGAAGGACGGGCAGAACGCGCGCCTGGCGGCGAAGCTGACCGGGTGGAGGATCACGATCCTGAGCGAATCGGCGAAGGCGCGCCAGGAGGCAGGCGAGGCGGAAGCGCCGATGGCGTTCGAGCCGTATGCCCCGGGCGAGGCGCCCGATATCGATATCCTCCAGCAGGCGGAGCAGGTTGCCGCTGCGGCGGAGGAGGCGGCACCCGCGGGTGCGCAGGCTGCTGCGGTCACGGTGGAGCCGCCGCGCCCGCAGCCGGAGCCGGAGCCTGTGTACGAGGAGGAGGAAGAGGAGATCTCGTTCGCTTCGATTGTCGAGTCCATCCCGGTGCCGCGCGGCGAGGAGCGCGAATCGGAGGATTACGGCGAGGAAGAGGACGAGGAGTACGAGATCCCGGCTGCCATCGTTGAGGAGACGCGGCCGTCATCGATCCGGTTCGCCGAGGATGTGCTTCCGCGGCGGGACGAGGAGGACGAACCGCTGCCGAAGAAGTCGGCCGGCAAGAAGGGGAAGCGCGCGCCCCGGTTCTACGACGAGGGCGACGACATGGATGACATCGATTACGCGGGCCGCATCCACTGA
- a CDS encoding inositol monophosphatase family protein: MSELSALLEIALRAAAIAGETIMPIYASPFEVERKADRTPVTEADRRAELAMREFFARETPGFGVLGEEYGETPGDGRHRWIIDPIDGTKSFIHRVPLFGTLVALERDGEPVVGVISCHAVGETVAAAAGLGARLNGEPCRVSRVASLDDATLTMTSFARTAARRPLGYRALVERCGLARAWGDCYGYLMVATGRAEIMLDPDMSIWDAAALQPVIREAGGGFSQWDGNPALGDSAVATNGLLHNEVIRLLASDLA, encoded by the coding sequence ATGTCCGAGCTCTCCGCCCTGCTCGAAATCGCCCTCCGCGCCGCCGCCATCGCCGGCGAAACCATCATGCCCATCTACGCCAGCCCCTTCGAAGTCGAGCGCAAAGCCGACCGCACCCCCGTCACCGAAGCCGACCGCCGCGCCGAGCTCGCCATGCGCGAATTCTTCGCCCGTGAAACCCCCGGCTTCGGCGTCCTCGGCGAAGAATACGGCGAAACGCCCGGCGATGGCCGCCACCGCTGGATCATCGACCCCATCGACGGCACCAAGTCGTTCATCCACCGCGTCCCCCTCTTCGGCACACTCGTCGCGCTCGAACGCGACGGTGAGCCGGTCGTCGGGGTCATCTCCTGCCACGCCGTCGGCGAAACCGTCGCGGCCGCCGCGGGGCTCGGCGCACGGCTCAACGGCGAACCCTGCCGCGTCTCCCGGGTGGCATCGCTCGATGACGCAACCCTGACCATGACCTCCTTCGCCCGGACTGCCGCCCGGCGGCCCCTCGGCTACCGCGCCCTCGTCGAACGGTGCGGCCTCGCCCGGGCCTGGGGCGACTGCTACGGCTACCTCATGGTCGCGACCGGCCGCGCGGAGATCATGCTCGACCCCGACATGAGCATCTGGGACGCCGCCGCCCTCCAGCCGGTCATCCGTGAGGCTGGCGGCGGCTTCAGCCAGTGGGATGGCAACCCCGCCCTTGGTGACTCTGCCGTCGCCACCAACGGCCTGCTCCATAACGAAGTTATCCGCCTGCTCGCCTCCGACCTCGCCTGA
- the rbfA gene encoding 30S ribosome-binding factor RbfA, with protein sequence MRTTRVGELLRAEISELLLREVKDPRVSRGMVTITEVQVSPDLRRAVVYVSHLGSEQERAEALAGLQHSATFLHRELVHRLSLRHVPELVFRFDPSIERGARLAELIHQVSAERRGEEAGD encoded by the coding sequence ATGCGCACGACGCGCGTGGGCGAGCTGCTCCGCGCAGAGATTTCGGAGCTGCTGCTCCGGGAGGTGAAGGACCCGCGAGTCTCCCGGGGGATGGTGACGATTACCGAGGTACAGGTTTCGCCGGACCTGCGGCGGGCGGTGGTGTACGTATCGCATCTCGGGAGCGAGCAGGAGCGCGCCGAGGCGCTCGCGGGGCTGCAGCACTCGGCGACGTTCCTGCATCGCGAACTGGTACACCGGCTCTCGCTGCGGCACGTACCGGAGCTGGTGTTCCGGTTCGACCCCTCGATCGAGCGGGGGGCGCGGCTCGCGGAGCTCATCCACCAGGTGAGTGCGGAGCGCCGTGGCGAGGAAGCGGGCGACTGA
- the rnpM gene encoding RNase P modulator RnpM, which yields MAQGVRPRRQPQRTCIACRAEQGKRELIRLVRTPEGRVRVDPSGKANGRGAYVHPNRECWEKALRGGTIKNALKITPAVDDIEALRAFGLALPAKEGDSV from the coding sequence ATCGCGCAGGGAGTTCGACCACGACGACAGCCGCAACGGACGTGCATCGCCTGCCGGGCTGAGCAGGGGAAGCGCGAGCTGATCCGCCTTGTGCGGACGCCGGAGGGGCGTGTTCGGGTCGACCCGAGCGGCAAGGCGAACGGGCGCGGCGCGTACGTGCACCCCAATCGCGAGTGCTGGGAGAAAGCGCTGCGAGGGGGTACGATAAAGAATGCACTGAAAATTACCCCGGCCGTGGACGATATCGAAGCCCTGCGGGCCTTCGGGTTGGCGTTGCCGGCGAAGGAAGGCGATAGCGTATGA
- the truB gene encoding tRNA pseudouridine(55) synthase TruB, translated as MARKRATDGPDGILLVDKPAGWTSHDVVAKVRRLVGQPRAGHAGTLDPFATGLLVVCLGQATRLAGYVMAHEKVYEGEIVLGVTTDTADCDGTVIARRPVPPVDTVALDRVAGLFTGVIAQTPPAYSAVKVAGQRAYDLARQGKAVELTARPVEVFELRLTPSGADRLRIHVRCGPGTYIRSLARDIGEALGCGAHLASLRRLRSGRFRVEDAWAIPELERLAGEGRAGKAMLPADEALLDHDCAILGTPGREAFLHGNVHSAGTAVRPAAAARVYGTDGAFLGVGAVDASGRVQPVRVFRA; from the coding sequence GTGGCGAGGAAGCGGGCGACTGACGGCCCCGACGGCATCCTGCTGGTGGACAAGCCGGCCGGGTGGACAAGCCACGATGTGGTGGCGAAGGTCCGCAGGCTGGTTGGCCAGCCCCGCGCCGGGCACGCCGGGACGCTGGATCCCTTTGCGACAGGACTGCTGGTCGTATGCCTTGGGCAGGCAACCCGGCTCGCCGGGTACGTGATGGCGCATGAGAAGGTGTACGAGGGCGAGATTGTCCTTGGGGTGACCACCGACACGGCGGATTGCGACGGGACGGTGATTGCGCGACGCCCGGTCCCGCCGGTTGACACCGTTGCGCTGGATCGGGTCGCCGGGCTGTTTACCGGCGTGATTGCGCAGACGCCCCCTGCGTACAGCGCCGTGAAGGTTGCCGGGCAGCGGGCGTACGACCTTGCGCGGCAGGGGAAGGCGGTCGAACTCACCGCGCGGCCGGTGGAGGTCTTCGAACTGCGGCTGACCCCCAGTGGGGCCGACCGGCTGCGGATCCATGTCCGGTGCGGGCCGGGGACGTACATCCGGAGCCTCGCGCGGGACATCGGTGAGGCGCTGGGGTGCGGGGCTCACCTCGCGAGCCTGCGGCGGCTTCGGTCGGGGCGGTTCCGGGTCGAGGATGCGTGGGCGATACCGGAGCTGGAGCGGCTGGCTGGCGAGGGGAGGGCAGGGAAGGCCATGCTCCCGGCCGACGAGGCGCTGCTGGACCACGACTGCGCCATCCTCGGAACGCCGGGCCGGGAGGCGTTCCTGCACGGGAACGTGCATAGCGCTGGAACGGCGGTCCGGCCAGCGGCGGCCGCGCGGGTGTACGGTACCGACGGCGCGTTCCTGGGCGTGGGCGCTGTGGATGCCAGCGGACGGGTGCAGCCGGTGAGGGTCTTTCGGGCCTGA
- a CDS encoding DUF5679 domain-containing protein yields MEAYCLKCRERREMKDAKAITMKNGKPATEGTCPVCGTKMFKIGKA; encoded by the coding sequence TTGGAGGCCTACTGCCTGAAGTGCCGGGAACGGCGCGAAATGAAGGACGCGAAGGCGATCACGATGAAGAACGGGAAGCCCGCTACCGAGGGCACCTGCCCGGTCTGCGGGACGAAGATGTTCAAGATCGGGAAAGCCTGA
- the infB gene encoding translation initiation factor IF-2, with amino-acid sequence MTAKSSSRTTVRIPDALTVKELADLLRVSPVEVIKRLMTNGVMAAQNQTIDYDTAAIVAVELGFEPELEAAAEPEPGAPLVEPEEEPDDPASLKPRPPVVTILGHVDHGKTSLLDAIRKTRVAAGEAGGITQHIGAYQVERDGQKITFIDTPGHAAFTAMRARGAQVTDIAVLVVAADDGVMPQTVEAINHAKAAGVPIIVAINKIDLPAANPDRVKQQLTEYGIVVEEYGGDTVCVPVSAATGQGIGDLLEAINLVAEISELKANPNRPASAVVIEAELDPHRGPIATVLVQRGTLRQGDAVVVGETSGKVRAMLDDTGKRVKEAGPSTPVVILGLEDVPEAGDRLRVVADEKVARQIVEERKRQREAQEQTQHARVNLDTLFNEISAGKLKELIIILKTDVRGTAEAIKGALERLSTPEVKLKIIHAATGPVTDNDVMLAEASNGIIIGFNTRVEPGAKKRAEAVGVEIRTYSIIYQLLEDIEKALQGMLEPVYKTVVDGHAEVRAVFKSSRVGQIAGCYVTDGVVRRGSLARVLRGKEEVWKGRCEGLKRFQDDVREVQAGYECGIVISGFDKFQVGDVIEFYHEERVS; translated from the coding sequence ATGACGGCAAAATCTTCGTCCCGCACGACCGTGCGAATCCCGGACGCCCTGACGGTGAAGGAGCTGGCGGACCTGCTGCGGGTTTCGCCGGTCGAGGTCATCAAGCGGCTGATGACCAACGGGGTAATGGCCGCACAGAACCAGACGATCGACTACGACACGGCTGCGATTGTCGCGGTGGAGCTGGGCTTCGAGCCCGAACTGGAGGCCGCGGCAGAGCCGGAGCCTGGCGCACCGCTGGTCGAGCCGGAGGAGGAACCGGACGACCCGGCCTCGCTGAAGCCGCGGCCGCCCGTCGTAACGATCCTCGGCCATGTGGACCACGGCAAGACGAGCCTGCTGGACGCAATCCGCAAGACGCGGGTGGCAGCGGGCGAGGCGGGCGGCATTACGCAGCACATCGGCGCCTACCAGGTCGAGCGGGACGGGCAGAAGATTACGTTCATTGACACGCCGGGGCACGCGGCATTCACCGCGATGCGGGCGCGCGGAGCGCAGGTCACCGATATTGCGGTGCTGGTGGTCGCTGCCGATGACGGCGTGATGCCGCAGACGGTGGAGGCGATCAACCACGCGAAGGCGGCCGGGGTGCCGATCATCGTGGCCATCAACAAGATCGACCTGCCCGCGGCCAACCCCGACCGCGTGAAGCAGCAGCTGACCGAGTACGGCATCGTTGTGGAGGAGTACGGCGGCGACACGGTGTGCGTGCCGGTTTCGGCGGCGACCGGGCAGGGCATCGGCGACCTCCTCGAAGCGATCAACCTCGTGGCGGAGATCAGTGAGCTGAAGGCGAACCCGAACCGGCCAGCCTCGGCGGTGGTGATCGAGGCGGAGCTGGACCCGCACCGGGGGCCCATCGCGACGGTCCTGGTGCAGCGGGGAACGCTGCGGCAGGGTGACGCGGTGGTTGTCGGGGAGACGAGCGGCAAGGTCCGGGCGATGCTCGATGACACCGGCAAGCGGGTGAAGGAGGCCGGGCCATCGACGCCGGTCGTCATCCTCGGGCTCGAAGATGTGCCGGAGGCCGGCGACCGGCTGCGGGTGGTTGCCGACGAGAAGGTCGCGCGGCAGATTGTCGAGGAGCGGAAGCGGCAGCGCGAGGCGCAGGAGCAGACCCAGCACGCCCGCGTCAATCTCGACACGCTGTTCAACGAGATTAGCGCCGGGAAGCTGAAGGAGCTGATCATCATCCTGAAGACGGACGTCCGCGGGACTGCTGAGGCGATCAAGGGCGCACTGGAGCGGCTGAGCACGCCCGAGGTGAAGCTGAAGATCATCCACGCGGCGACGGGGCCGGTCACGGACAACGACGTGATGCTGGCGGAGGCCTCGAACGGCATCATCATCGGGTTCAACACGCGGGTAGAGCCGGGCGCGAAGAAGCGGGCCGAGGCTGTCGGCGTCGAGATCCGGACGTACAGCATCATCTACCAGCTCCTCGAGGACATCGAGAAGGCGCTGCAGGGCATGCTCGAGCCGGTGTACAAGACCGTGGTTGACGGGCATGCCGAGGTTCGGGCGGTGTTCAAGTCGAGCCGCGTCGGGCAGATTGCAGGCTGCTATGTGACGGACGGCGTGGTGCGGCGCGGGTCCCTCGCGCGAGTGCTGCGAGGAAAGGAGGAGGTCTGGAAGGGGCGGTGCGAGGGCCTGAAGCGGTTCCAGGACGACGTCCGCGAGGTGCAGGCCGGCTACGAGTGCGGCATCGTCATCTCGGGGTTCGACAAGTTCCAGGTTGGGGACGTCATCGAGTTCTACCACGAAGAGCGGGTGAGCTGA
- the lpdA gene encoding dihydrolipoyl dehydrogenase, with the protein MTQWDVAVIGGGPGGYVAAIRAAQLGLQAAVFEKDRVGGLCLNWGCIPSKALLKNADVVNAVREGARWGLRGADGVSFDFGAAIDRSRQVVDQIVGGVEGLLRDNGVEVIHGTARLAGTRAVAVDGTEYRAANIIIATGAHTRVLPGMEPDGETVITSREALERRMPPGRAVIIGAGPVGVEFAHLWASYGSEVTIVEMMETLVPLEDPDIGRLLRRSFEARGIRCMVSTKVSGIERTSAGAVVRTEGPDGAGALEADTVLVAVGFVAHTDGLGLQAAGVRTTRGFIDIDGRMETNVPGIYAVGDVTGKLMLAHVASHQGVLAAEAIAGLSRPEPDYVQMPRATFCQPQVGSIGYTEAAAKAAGFTVRTGRFPLTALGKAVAAGHTEGFVKVVVEEATGQVLGIHMVGHDINDLLGEATMVALLEATSAEVGFAVHAHPTLPEALKEAALAADGEAIHIARRRTTPREGAATR; encoded by the coding sequence ATGACTCAGTGGGACGTCGCAGTTATCGGGGGCGGGCCCGGCGGGTACGTGGCCGCCATCCGGGCGGCCCAGCTGGGGCTACAGGCCGCGGTCTTCGAGAAGGACCGGGTCGGCGGGCTCTGCCTGAACTGGGGATGCATCCCGAGCAAGGCGCTCCTGAAGAACGCGGACGTGGTAAACGCGGTGCGGGAAGGCGCGCGGTGGGGCCTGCGCGGCGCTGACGGCGTGTCCTTCGATTTCGGCGCGGCGATCGACCGGAGCCGGCAGGTGGTGGACCAGATCGTGGGCGGCGTCGAGGGGCTGCTGCGCGACAATGGGGTGGAGGTGATCCACGGTACGGCCCGGCTGGCGGGGACGCGCGCGGTAGCGGTGGACGGGACAGAGTACCGGGCGGCCAACATCATTATCGCGACGGGAGCACACACGCGGGTGCTGCCGGGCATGGAACCGGACGGCGAGACCGTCATCACGAGCAGGGAGGCGCTGGAGCGCCGGATGCCGCCGGGGAGGGCGGTAATCATCGGGGCGGGACCGGTCGGCGTGGAGTTCGCGCACCTGTGGGCGAGCTACGGGAGCGAGGTCACCATTGTCGAGATGATGGAGACGCTCGTCCCGCTCGAGGACCCCGATATCGGCCGACTGCTGCGCCGAAGCTTCGAGGCGCGGGGGATCCGCTGCATGGTGAGCACGAAGGTCAGCGGCATCGAGCGGACGAGCGCGGGCGCGGTGGTGCGAACCGAGGGACCGGACGGGGCGGGCGCGCTGGAGGCGGATACGGTGCTGGTCGCCGTGGGGTTCGTCGCACACACGGATGGGCTGGGGCTGCAGGCGGCCGGGGTCCGGACAACCCGGGGGTTCATTGACATTGACGGGAGGATGGAGACGAACGTGCCGGGCATCTACGCGGTGGGGGATGTGACCGGGAAGCTGATGCTGGCGCACGTGGCCTCGCACCAGGGCGTGCTGGCGGCGGAGGCGATTGCCGGGTTGTCGCGGCCCGAACCAGATTATGTCCAGATGCCACGGGCGACGTTCTGTCAGCCGCAGGTGGGCTCCATCGGCTACACGGAGGCAGCGGCGAAAGCGGCGGGCTTTACGGTCCGCACGGGGCGGTTCCCGCTCACGGCACTGGGCAAGGCGGTGGCGGCCGGCCACACCGAGGGATTCGTGAAGGTGGTAGTGGAGGAAGCGACCGGGCAGGTGCTCGGCATCCACATGGTTGGGCACGACATCAACGACCTGCTGGGCGAAGCGACGATGGTCGCGCTGCTGGAAGCTACCTCGGCGGAGGTCGGGTTTGCGGTGCACGCGCACCCGACGCTGCCCGAGGCGCTCAAAGAGGCTGCACTGGCAGCCGACGGGGAAGCCATCCACATTGCGCGGCGGCGAACGACGCCGCGGGAAGGAGCCGCGACACGGTGA
- a CDS encoding aldo/keto reductase has translation MQYTRLGRTGLRVSRLCLGTMTFGFQCDEATSFAIMDRAFEGGITFFDTADVYPIGAPPGAQGRTEEIIGRWLARTGNRSRIILATKCFGRVGPARWDQGNSRKHILDAVDASLRRLGTDYIDLYQLHGPDPQTPIDETLKALDDLVRWGKVRYIGCSNFLAYQVARAIGRSEVLGVARFDSVQPRYNLLFREIERELLPLCAEEGIGVIPYNPLAGGLLTGKHNPETGPEEGSRFTLGTAAQRYQERYWHDRMFQTVEQLRPIAAEAGMSLAQMAVAWVMANPVITAPIIGASRPEQLADTLAAAETPLPPELKQRLDDLTLEYRRGDSAR, from the coding sequence ATGCAGTACACCCGCCTCGGCCGCACCGGCCTCCGCGTCTCCCGCCTTTGTCTCGGCACCATGACCTTCGGCTTCCAGTGCGACGAAGCCACCTCGTTCGCCATCATGGACCGTGCCTTCGAGGGCGGCATCACCTTCTTCGATACCGCCGACGTCTACCCCATCGGCGCTCCACCCGGCGCGCAGGGCCGCACCGAAGAGATTATCGGCCGCTGGCTCGCCCGCACCGGCAACCGCAGCCGCATCATCCTCGCCACCAAGTGCTTCGGCCGCGTTGGCCCCGCCCGCTGGGACCAGGGCAATTCCCGCAAGCACATCCTCGACGCCGTCGACGCCTCCCTCCGCCGACTCGGCACCGACTACATCGACCTCTACCAGCTCCACGGACCGGACCCCCAAACCCCGATCGATGAGACCCTCAAGGCGCTCGATGACCTCGTTCGCTGGGGAAAGGTCCGCTACATCGGCTGCTCCAACTTCCTCGCCTACCAGGTCGCCCGCGCCATCGGCCGCAGCGAGGTCCTCGGCGTCGCCCGCTTCGATTCCGTCCAGCCCCGCTACAACCTCCTCTTTCGCGAAATCGAACGGGAGCTCCTCCCCCTGTGCGCCGAAGAAGGCATCGGCGTCATCCCCTACAACCCGCTCGCCGGCGGCCTCCTGACCGGAAAGCACAATCCCGAGACCGGCCCGGAAGAAGGCTCCCGCTTCACCCTCGGGACCGCCGCCCAGCGCTACCAGGAGCGCTACTGGCACGACCGCATGTTCCAGACAGTCGAGCAGCTCCGCCCCATCGCCGCTGAGGCCGGCATGTCGCTCGCGCAGATGGCCGTCGCCTGGGTCATGGCCAACCCCGTCATCACCGCCCCGATCATTGGCGCCAGCCGTCCCGAACAGCTCGCCGATACTCTGGCTGCCGCCGAAACGCCGCTCCCACCGGAACTCAAGCAGCGCCTCGACGACCTGACCCTCGAATACCGCCGGGGAGACTCCGCCCGCTGA
- a CDS encoding class I SAM-dependent methyltransferase has product MADQSILQPGNLLMVQERERYLARLFVRVGWTSLAELRAFEAGCSTGYNLRQLVQWGAKPQNVAGQDIDPAAVTYCRSRASDIRVHEGSAERIPEPDRAFDLALAFTLFSSVADEDVAQRIAAELVRITRPGGLIVVYDMRRRNPANPNVHPVLEDDIRRWFPRCPMRVKTLTLAPPIARRVGRFAPWLYGPLAAIPPFRTHAMYVLRRPGQVDVFPAARGTES; this is encoded by the coding sequence ATGGCGGACCAGTCAATCCTGCAGCCGGGCAACCTGCTGATGGTCCAGGAGCGCGAGCGCTACCTGGCGCGTCTGTTCGTGCGGGTTGGGTGGACGTCGCTCGCGGAACTGCGGGCGTTCGAAGCGGGGTGTTCGACGGGGTACAACCTGCGGCAGCTGGTGCAGTGGGGCGCGAAGCCGCAGAACGTCGCGGGGCAGGATATTGACCCGGCGGCGGTGACATACTGCCGGTCCCGAGCGAGCGACATCCGGGTACATGAGGGGAGCGCCGAGCGGATTCCCGAGCCGGACCGGGCCTTCGACCTGGCCCTGGCGTTCACGCTCTTCAGTTCGGTGGCAGATGAAGATGTGGCCCAGCGGATTGCCGCGGAGCTGGTGCGCATCACCAGGCCGGGCGGGCTCATCGTTGTGTACGACATGCGGCGGCGGAACCCGGCGAACCCGAACGTGCACCCGGTGCTGGAGGACGACATTCGGCGGTGGTTCCCGCGCTGCCCGATGCGGGTGAAGACTCTGACCCTGGCTCCCCCGATAGCGCGCCGGGTCGGGCGATTTGCGCCGTGGCTGTACGGGCCGCTGGCGGCGATCCCGCCGTTCCGCACGCATGCCATGTACGTGCTACGTCGGCCGGGGCAGGTCGACGTGTTCCCGGCCGCGCGGGGCACGGAATCGTAA